In Lactobacillus sp. PV012, one genomic interval encodes:
- the mvk gene encoding mevalonate kinase encodes MNKTTVTSHGKVILIGEHSVVYGKNAFAMPIKALQIKTTIEPLAVGNSQMITKNYHGDFLSAPATYDGLKYIYKTLTSRLSSPPTLKITYEGEIPIERGLGSSAVVALGTTKALNEFLNLNLSKKEIMKIANHAEMINHGKASGLDTATVNSDYLVSFSKATGPTALKSHLGASLLIMDSGQLGNTRQAVELVRKQLETTQDGKTRIDQLGSLANDFKKAWLSKDIFKIGDIFNQAQTILASFHLSTSKIDQIIEVANASGALGTKISGGGLGGIVIALCPTKEIAQQIIGKVKSNIVNYWIEEI; translated from the coding sequence ATGAATAAAACTACTGTTACAAGTCATGGAAAAGTAATTCTCATTGGTGAACATTCTGTTGTTTACGGCAAAAATGCCTTTGCAATGCCAATTAAAGCTTTGCAGATCAAGACGACTATTGAACCTCTTGCTGTAGGTAATAGTCAAATGATCACAAAAAACTATCACGGCGATTTTCTTAGTGCACCAGCTACTTATGATGGTCTTAAATATATTTATAAAACTTTAACTTCTCGCTTATCTTCTCCTCCCACTTTAAAGATAACCTATGAAGGAGAAATTCCAATAGAACGTGGTTTAGGATCAAGTGCAGTAGTTGCGTTAGGCACTACGAAAGCTTTAAATGAATTTTTAAACCTTAATCTTTCTAAAAAAGAAATTATGAAAATTGCCAATCATGCAGAAATGATTAATCACGGAAAAGCTTCAGGTTTAGACACAGCTACGGTTAATTCTGATTATTTGGTAAGTTTTAGTAAAGCAACTGGTCCCACAGCTCTTAAAAGTCATCTAGGAGCAAGTCTATTAATTATGGATAGCGGTCAGCTTGGCAATACTCGTCAAGCTGTTGAATTAGTTCGAAAGCAACTTGAAACTACTCAAGATGGTAAAACGCGCATTGACCAACTTGGCTCATTAGCCAATGATTTTAAAAAAGCATGGCTTAGCAAGGATATTTTTAAAATTGGTGATATCTTTAACCAAGCCCAAACAATTTTAGCTTCTTTCCATCTTTCCACTTCTAAAATTGATCAGATCATTGAAGTAGCTAATGCAAGTGGTGCTTTAGGAACAAAAATTTCAGGTGGTGGTTTAGGTGGTATTGTAATCGCCCTTTGCCCTACGAAAGAAATAGCTCAGCAAATTATCGGAAAAGTAAAAAGTAACATCGTTAATTATTGGATAGAGGAAATTTAA
- the mvaD gene encoding diphosphomevalonate decarboxylase, which produces MNKKTARAHTNIALIKYWGKANPDLKLPLMSSLSMTLDAFYTDTTFEHSPELTENSFYLNGQKQDLSSSKRVFEYIKRLQKMYGFNDHFKISSINHVPTAAGLASSASAFAALAASFASSYQLDLDKKDLSKLARLGSGSATRSVYGGFVIWEKGNSHDTSFATSLIEKPAWDLQMLAVEVNTHPKEISSSTGMKLAQSSPFYQNWLARNQEEIDLMKKAIDNKDFTQLGELSELSANEMHSLNLTSQPSFTYFSPQTIALINLVHKLRQQGIECYYTIDAGPNVKILTKHNYTEKIVNSVQELFPNVKIVTAGFGPGVTILN; this is translated from the coding sequence ATGAATAAAAAAACAGCACGCGCCCATACTAATATTGCGTTAATTAAATACTGGGGTAAAGCCAATCCTGATTTAAAGCTTCCTTTAATGTCCAGTCTATCTATGACACTAGATGCTTTTTATACTGACACAACTTTTGAACATAGTCCTGAATTAACAGAGAATAGCTTCTATCTAAACGGCCAAAAACAAGATTTAAGCAGTAGTAAACGAGTCTTTGAATATATTAAACGCCTCCAGAAAATGTATGGTTTCAACGACCACTTTAAAATATCTTCGATTAATCATGTCCCCACTGCTGCTGGCCTTGCCTCTTCTGCCTCTGCATTTGCGGCCTTAGCTGCTAGTTTTGCAAGTAGTTATCAACTTGATTTAGATAAAAAAGATCTCTCTAAACTTGCCCGCTTAGGATCAGGTTCAGCAACACGTTCTGTTTATGGTGGTTTTGTCATTTGGGAAAAAGGAAATTCTCATGATACTTCTTTTGCTACTTCCCTTATTGAAAAACCAGCTTGGGATTTACAGATGTTAGCAGTTGAAGTAAATACCCACCCTAAAGAAATTTCTTCTTCTACAGGGATGAAATTAGCTCAATCTTCTCCCTTTTACCAAAATTGGCTTGCTCGTAATCAAGAAGAGATTGATTTAATGAAAAAGGCTATTGATAACAAAGATTTCACTCAATTAGGAGAACTAAGTGAATTATCAGCTAACGAAATGCACTCCTTAAATTTAACTTCCCAGCCTAGTTTTACTTATTTTTCTCCTCAAACAATTGCTCTAATCAATTTAGTTCATAAATTACGTCAGCAGGGTATCGAATGTTATTATACGATTGATGCTGGCCCGAACGTTAAGATTCTTACAAAACATAATTATACTGAAAAGATTGTTAACTCTGTTCAGGAACTGTTTCCTAATGTTAAAATAGTTACTGCAGGTTTTGGTCCAGGAGTGACCATTTTAAACTAA
- a CDS encoding phosphomevalonate kinase: MITEKAPGKLYIAGEYAVLEQNCPAILVALNEFVTVSIEKSTGSSGLIHSKQYSQDSLHWVRQGNQMVIDNRDNPFEYILSAIKFTEQFCLEQKISMSLYDLHVNSDLDSPDGKKFGLGSSAAVTVATVKAILKFYGLNCSKDLIFKLSAISHYSVQGNGSAGDIAASVYGGWLAYQTFDKKWLKKELKAKSLSAVLNEAWPGLKVQLLTPPDDLELVIGWSQKPASTSQLVDKTNAKKAHIRHQYEDFLQNSRECVLKMIEGFEKGDISIIKDQIRINRTLLKEFAALNHIAIEIPRLSNLIEVAEQFGGAAKTSGAGNGDCGIVIADTNTNIEQMKVLWKENGILPLNFLVHSIN, translated from the coding sequence TTGATAACTGAAAAAGCACCTGGAAAGTTATATATTGCTGGCGAATATGCAGTTTTAGAACAAAACTGTCCAGCTATTTTAGTAGCACTTAATGAATTTGTAACTGTTTCAATTGAAAAATCGACTGGATCTTCAGGATTAATTCATTCCAAGCAATATTCTCAAGACTCCCTTCATTGGGTTCGCCAAGGTAATCAAATGGTTATTGATAATCGTGATAATCCTTTCGAATATATTTTATCGGCTATTAAATTTACGGAACAATTTTGCTTAGAGCAAAAAATTTCAATGTCACTATACGATTTACATGTTAATTCTGACCTAGATTCTCCAGATGGTAAAAAATTTGGTTTAGGTTCTTCAGCTGCAGTTACTGTTGCAACTGTCAAAGCTATTTTGAAATTTTATGGTTTAAATTGTAGCAAAGATCTTATTTTTAAACTTTCAGCTATTTCTCACTACAGCGTTCAAGGAAATGGTTCAGCAGGTGACATTGCAGCCAGTGTTTATGGTGGCTGGTTAGCATACCAAACTTTTGACAAAAAATGGCTAAAAAAAGAACTCAAAGCTAAAAGTTTAAGTGCTGTTTTAAATGAAGCATGGCCTGGATTAAAAGTACAACTTTTAACTCCTCCAGATGATCTCGAATTAGTTATTGGCTGGAGTCAAAAGCCAGCATCTACTTCTCAACTTGTTGATAAGACAAATGCTAAAAAAGCCCACATTCGTCATCAATATGAAGATTTTCTTCAAAATTCTCGCGAGTGTGTTCTAAAAATGATTGAAGGGTTTGAAAAGGGCGATATTTCAATTATTAAAGATCAAATTCGAATTAATCGCACCCTTTTAAAAGAATTTGCGGCTCTCAATCATATTGCAATTGAAATTCCACGCCTCAGCAACTTAATTGAAGTTGCTGAACAGTTTGGTGGTGCCGCTAAAACCTCTGGTGCTGGAAATGGTGATTGTGGTATCGTAATCGCTGACACCAATACAAATATTGAACAAATGAAAGTCCTATGGAAAGAAAATGGTATTTTACCATTAAATTTTTTAGTTCATTCCATTAATTAA
- the fni gene encoding type 2 isopentenyl-diphosphate Delta-isomerase — MSQHSQRKDDHLKLAKKLFSSSHNELNQVHLMRPVLPEIALSEISLTTKLFNKIVSAPFFINAMTGGSANAEVINRRLAQAAAKENIAMSLGSASILEKEPKQLNSFLVARQENPHGFLFANVNPNTSPKTAAKIVKILSADALQIHLNVLQEIVMPEGDRNFHWLDNLKRIQDSVEVPVILKEVGNGISKKSLAFLKSNGFEYIDIGGSGGTDFATIENNRREKNKLNFIDDLNLSTAKCLLGAQENPPEILISSGGITTSMDIFKSLILGADFVGVANLFLQHADSTTNLIQLIQQLKSELTTLCAIFGISDFSSISNIDYYLDSDLFNYFKQINTKKVD, encoded by the coding sequence ATGTCGCAACACTCCCAACGAAAAGATGATCACTTAAAATTAGCAAAAAAGCTCTTTTCTTCTTCTCATAACGAACTTAATCAAGTCCACCTTATGCGACCTGTTTTACCAGAAATAGCCCTTTCCGAAATTTCACTTACTACTAAACTTTTTAACAAAATAGTTAGTGCTCCTTTTTTTATTAATGCAATGACTGGTGGATCAGCTAACGCAGAAGTTATCAATCGGCGTTTAGCTCAAGCAGCTGCTAAAGAAAACATTGCTATGTCATTAGGATCAGCTAGTATATTAGAAAAAGAACCTAAACAACTAAATAGTTTTTTAGTTGCTCGACAAGAAAATCCTCATGGTTTTTTATTTGCTAATGTCAACCCTAATACTTCTCCAAAAACAGCCGCTAAGATTGTCAAAATACTCTCTGCCGACGCTCTTCAAATCCATTTAAATGTCTTACAGGAAATTGTAATGCCCGAAGGAGATCGAAACTTTCACTGGTTAGATAACCTGAAGAGAATTCAAGATAGCGTAGAAGTTCCTGTCATCTTAAAAGAAGTTGGCAATGGAATAAGCAAAAAGAGTTTAGCTTTTTTGAAAAGTAACGGCTTTGAATATATTGATATTGGTGGAAGTGGTGGAACTGATTTTGCCACTATTGAAAATAATCGTCGTGAAAAAAATAAGCTAAATTTTATCGATGATTTAAATCTATCTACTGCCAAATGTCTGCTTGGAGCTCAAGAAAATCCACCTGAAATTTTAATTTCTTCAGGAGGAATCACTACTTCAATGGATATTTTTAAGTCCTTGATTCTAGGAGCAGACTTTGTTGGAGTTGCTAACTTATTTCTACAACATGCTGATTCTACAACTAATCTTATTCAGTTAATTCAACAATTAAAATCAGAATTAACTACTTTATGTGCTATTTTTGGCATAAGTGATTTTTCGTCTATCTCTAACATTGACTACTACTTAGATTCAGATTTATTTAATTATTTTAAACAAATTAATACCAAAAAAGTTGACTAA
- a CDS encoding RsmB/NOP family class I SAM-dependent RNA methyltransferase has protein sequence MQKIPTEFKEKYNKLLGEKEAAKFFKAIEAEDKTKGFRLNSLKNGFKDVGYPLDSRVSFTENGYYGTASGKDSEWLAGKVYSQDPSAMYPAEAAQIKPGEVVLDLCAAPGGKSTALVEKLQGKGTLVANEISPARAKILRENLERWGAVNSVITNENPARLVDNFKNFFDKIVVDAPCSGEGMFRKEPDAIKYWSQEYVLTCQSRQKEILNSAVEMLKPGGMLVYSTCTYAPEEDEEIVSWLVENYDFKILPLKHYPGMSAGQPEWGDEQENLKNTVRMWFQNGIGEGQFVSLLQKPGELPKEEKEKKKKRKKEKTKSSFEKIDKKEVELIKKVLDKFNLPTEMENWEKKTIKRNDHVVFPALNPVLLKGLHVLNNGVELGLLKKNRFEPSHALAEVLGQKPQTEEIKLSEEEFKKFVHGESIKLTDNQLRGFVLVSYQGNIFSFGKVGGDNILKNFYPKGLRN, from the coding sequence ATGCAAAAAATACCGACCGAGTTTAAAGAAAAATATAATAAGTTGCTGGGAGAAAAAGAAGCAGCTAAGTTTTTTAAAGCAATTGAAGCTGAAGATAAGACAAAGGGATTTAGATTAAACAGTTTAAAGAATGGCTTTAAAGATGTAGGTTATCCGCTAGATAGTCGAGTATCTTTTACTGAGAATGGATATTATGGGACAGCTTCAGGAAAAGATAGTGAGTGGTTAGCAGGAAAAGTATATTCGCAAGACCCTTCTGCCATGTATCCAGCAGAAGCAGCACAAATCAAACCAGGAGAAGTTGTATTAGATTTATGTGCAGCTCCTGGAGGAAAGTCAACAGCGCTAGTAGAAAAGCTTCAAGGTAAAGGAACATTAGTAGCCAATGAAATATCTCCTGCTAGAGCTAAAATTTTACGGGAAAATTTAGAAAGATGGGGAGCTGTAAATAGTGTGATAACTAATGAAAATCCAGCTCGCTTGGTAGATAATTTTAAAAATTTCTTTGATAAAATTGTTGTTGATGCTCCTTGTTCTGGGGAAGGGATGTTTCGTAAAGAGCCAGATGCAATTAAATATTGGTCACAAGAATATGTTTTAACTTGTCAAAGTCGGCAAAAAGAAATTTTAAACTCTGCTGTAGAAATGCTAAAGCCAGGTGGGATGTTGGTATATTCAACTTGTACTTATGCGCCAGAAGAAGATGAAGAGATAGTAAGTTGGCTAGTAGAAAATTATGATTTTAAGATCTTACCACTTAAACACTATCCAGGGATGAGTGCAGGTCAGCCCGAATGGGGAGATGAGCAAGAAAATTTAAAAAATACCGTTAGAATGTGGTTTCAAAATGGAATTGGAGAAGGCCAGTTTGTGAGTTTATTGCAAAAACCAGGAGAATTACCCAAAGAAGAGAAGGAAAAGAAAAAGAAGCGAAAAAAGGAAAAAACAAAGAGTAGCTTTGAAAAAATTGATAAAAAAGAAGTTGAACTAATTAAAAAAGTTCTTGATAAATTTAACTTACCCACAGAAATGGAAAACTGGGAGAAGAAGACTATTAAGAGAAATGATCATGTGGTTTTTCCAGCCTTAAATCCAGTTTTATTAAAAGGATTACATGTTTTAAATAATGGGGTTGAGTTAGGCTTATTAAAAAAGAATCGTTTTGAACCTTCACATGCATTAGCTGAAGTATTGGGCCAAAAGCCACAAACGGAAGAAATAAAATTAAGTGAAGAAGAATTTAAAAAGTTTGTTCATGGTGAAAGTATTAAGTTAACTGATAATCAATTAAGAGGATTTGTCTTAGTAAGCTACCAAGGAAATATTTTTAGTTTTGGTAAAGTAGGTGGGGACAATATTCTAAAAAACTTTTATCCTAAAGGACTTCGTAATTAA
- a CDS encoding SAM-dependent methyltransferase, with the protein MENLVNKLITLDRTINSELVHKRVVEVEKIIDKISKKDVISTMPARLEIFPDEFEEISEGLTLSEVQDLNVLNKLLTNFRSYLSRKYGIWSLPNLAAAEMVKEEFNAKTALEVMAGNGYWSLALNKVGIKTKATDSLEWAKTSQTGSNRFYPVEKLTAEQAVKKYPDVDIILCAWAPNFGSEDYKLLQSYRKYYDLSTKLLFIGEKDGATNTPLFWQEAKLIDKKKIKKINQVFQSFDFIDERFYGIR; encoded by the coding sequence ATGGAAAATTTAGTAAATAAATTAATTACACTAGATAGAACAATTAATTCAGAGCTTGTTCATAAACGAGTAGTAGAAGTAGAAAAAATTATCGATAAAATTAGTAAAAAAGATGTAATATCCACAATGCCTGCAAGATTAGAAATTTTCCCAGATGAGTTTGAGGAAATCAGTGAAGGATTAACTTTAAGTGAAGTTCAAGACTTAAATGTCTTAAATAAATTATTAACTAACTTTAGAAGCTATTTATCAAGAAAGTATGGTATCTGGTCGTTACCTAATTTAGCAGCTGCAGAAATGGTAAAAGAAGAGTTTAATGCTAAAACCGCTTTAGAGGTAATGGCTGGTAACGGTTATTGGTCCTTAGCTTTAAATAAGGTGGGTATTAAGACAAAAGCAACTGATTCACTAGAATGGGCGAAAACCTCTCAAACTGGTAGTAATCGATTTTATCCAGTAGAAAAACTAACCGCTGAGCAAGCAGTAAAAAAGTATCCCGATGTAGATATAATTTTATGTGCTTGGGCGCCTAATTTTGGTAGTGAAGATTATAAATTACTTCAAAGTTATCGTAAATATTACGATTTGAGCACAAAATTACTTTTTATTGGTGAAAAGGATGGCGCAACAAATACGCCGCTATTTTGGCAAGAAGCAAAATTAATTGATAAAAAGAAAATAAAGAAGATCAATCAAGTATTTCAAAGTTTTGATTTTATAGATGAAAGGTTTTATGGAATAAGGTAA
- the lepB gene encoding signal peptidase I: MAKDNKKTSQKEESWGKSLLEIVVMVLIFMGIYFIIFRFFLSNETVSGPSMQPTFESGDRIIAVRHTKLQRGDIVILKAPDEPGALYIKRIIGLPGDTVESKNDVMYINGKPIKQPYLTQYEKKLPKGQLYTNNFSLQQLFGVKRVPKNSYFVMGDHRNVSKDSRLIGFIKKSAIIGEVKLRYYPLNQIKYFSN, from the coding sequence ATGGCAAAGGATAATAAAAAAACCTCTCAAAAAGAAGAATCTTGGGGGAAATCACTACTTGAAATTGTAGTAATGGTTTTAATTTTCATGGGAATCTACTTTATTATTTTTAGATTCTTTCTTTCCAATGAAACTGTCTCAGGGCCGTCAATGCAGCCGACATTTGAAAGTGGCGACCGAATTATTGCAGTTCGACATACTAAGTTGCAAAGAGGAGATATTGTAATCTTAAAGGCCCCTGATGAGCCAGGTGCTCTTTATATTAAGAGAATTATCGGCTTACCTGGTGATACAGTGGAATCAAAAAATGATGTCATGTATATCAACGGGAAACCAATCAAGCAACCTTATTTAACCCAATATGAAAAGAAATTACCTAAGGGACAACTTTACACTAATAATTTTTCTTTACAACAACTTTTTGGAGTTAAGCGAGTTCCTAAAAACTCCTACTTTGTAATGGGTGATCATCGGAATGTCTCAAAAGATTCCCGACTGATTGGTTTTATTAAAAAGAGTGCAATTATTGGAGAAGTTAAGTTAAGATATTACCCACTTAACCAAATCAAGTACTTTAGTAATTAG
- a CDS encoding LBP_cg2779 family protein gives MNTNDLMDAIIDYEVKNGINDTALAFGSHLSVEKIHAMKSGQDNFTNEEVEQVLSYIQTH, from the coding sequence ATGAATACAAATGATTTAATGGACGCAATTATTGATTACGAAGTTAAAAATGGAATTAATGATACCGCATTAGCATTTGGAAGTCACTTATCTGTTGAAAAAATCCACGCAATGAAATCTGGTCAAGATAATTTTACTAATGAAGAAGTGGAGCAAGTTTTGAGTTACATTCAAACTCACTAA
- a CDS encoding uracil-DNA glycosylase has product MKYPEKLLEKVRQRSQGMQLEGINEGAGPVNPVLMLVGEAPGCNEIKTNIPFNGSSGKELMKSLALLKLKREDVYITSVVRSRPYSKKKVFDKKLNTKIVKYPNRKPTKKEILAHAPLFDYEVEQVKPKIIVVMGSTAGERLLGSEYKISTDHGKVLENQAILQLNQNEDGYEWSKDKYTIFLEYHPAAVLYRRKLQETIEQDWLKIGHYLKDSK; this is encoded by the coding sequence ATGAAATATCCAGAAAAATTATTAGAAAAGGTAAGGCAACGAAGTCAAGGGATGCAGCTAGAAGGTATAAATGAAGGTGCTGGTCCTGTGAACCCTGTATTAATGTTAGTTGGGGAAGCACCAGGATGTAATGAGATTAAAACCAATATTCCTTTTAATGGCAGCTCAGGGAAAGAATTGATGAAGTCACTTGCTTTGTTAAAATTAAAAAGGGAAGATGTTTACATAACTTCGGTTGTAAGAAGTAGACCTTATAGTAAAAAGAAAGTATTTGATAAAAAGCTTAATACAAAAATAGTTAAGTATCCTAATCGTAAGCCGACGAAGAAAGAGATTTTAGCTCATGCGCCCTTATTTGATTATGAGGTAGAGCAAGTAAAGCCAAAGATCATCGTAGTAATGGGCTCAACTGCAGGTGAACGATTATTAGGCTCAGAATACAAAATTTCGACAGATCATGGCAAAGTTTTAGAAAATCAAGCAATCTTACAATTAAATCAAAATGAAGATGGATATGAATGGTCAAAAGATAAGTACACGATTTTTCTTGAGTACCATCCTGCAGCCGTTTTATATCGACGTAAACTACAAGAGACGATTGAACAAGATTGGTTAAAAATTGGACATTATTTAAAAGATAGTAAATAA
- a CDS encoding ABC transporter ATP-binding protein yields MMKNKEMLQIENLTYHKNLKTILSKIDLNITSGKIVALLGENGAGKTTLMRLIAGLANNYKGQIQVEGETKSENRKALVSMSDSLKGLGNGTSIKWIKEFYERLFSDFDQEQFEELKKFMKLNDEMKLGQLSKGMQEKLNIALTLSRHAKLYLLDEPFSGIDPMTRKKIINSILLWKDEDSTLIISDHFVNEIRNLLDEVVIIKDHQIAAQISAEDIRQQGKTIEEYYTSFYEDEE; encoded by the coding sequence ATGATGAAAAATAAAGAAATGCTACAAATTGAAAACTTAACTTACCATAAAAATCTAAAAACAATTTTGAGTAAGATAGATTTAAATATTACCAGTGGAAAGATTGTTGCACTCTTGGGAGAAAATGGTGCAGGTAAAACGACCTTGATGCGTCTAATAGCTGGTTTAGCTAATAATTACAAAGGCCAAATTCAAGTAGAAGGTGAGACAAAGTCAGAAAATAGAAAAGCCCTTGTATCAATGTCAGATTCTTTGAAGGGACTTGGAAATGGCACGAGTATTAAGTGGATAAAAGAATTTTATGAAAGATTATTTTCAGATTTTGATCAAGAACAATTTGAAGAATTAAAGAAGTTCATGAAGTTAAATGATGAAATGAAATTAGGGCAACTTTCAAAAGGGATGCAAGAAAAGCTGAATATTGCTCTAACTTTAAGTCGCCATGCAAAACTTTATCTATTAGATGAGCCATTTTCGGGAATTGATCCAATGACGAGAAAGAAAATAATTAATTCGATTTTATTGTGGAAAGATGAAGATAGTACCTTAATTATTTCTGATCATTTTGTAAATGAAATTAGAAATCTATTGGATGAAGTGGTCATTATCAAGGATCATCAAATAGCAGCACAAATTTCAGCAGAGGATATTAGGCAGCAGGGTAAAACGATCGAGGAATACTATACTAGTTTTTATGAGGATGAAGAATAA
- a CDS encoding GntR family transcriptional regulator, translating into MEFQDNVPIYLQIEKYLYRQIALGNIKAGEKIPSVRQLAVELTVNVNTVQRALAEMNREGILEVKRGLGSFVTTDKRLIEKKCMELVKDTIKEFLESCRQLGLDKQEAEEVLRNYIKNDEK; encoded by the coding sequence ATGGAATTCCAAGATAATGTACCAATTTATTTACAAATTGAAAAATACTTGTACCGTCAAATAGCCTTGGGAAATATCAAGGCAGGTGAGAAGATTCCTTCAGTACGGCAGTTAGCAGTTGAATTGACCGTAAATGTAAATACAGTGCAGCGTGCTTTGGCTGAAATGAATCGTGAAGGTATTTTAGAAGTTAAAAGAGGACTCGGGTCTTTTGTGACAACCGATAAGAGGTTAATTGAAAAAAAGTGTATGGAGCTAGTGAAAGATACAATAAAAGAATTTTTGGAAAGCTGTCGCCAGTTAGGCTTAGATAAGCAAGAAGCAGAAGAAGTTTTGAGAAATTACATTAAAAATGATGAAAAATAA
- a CDS encoding zinc-ribbon domain-containing protein yields the protein MKKFCTNCGHPLKPTDKVCGNCGQVTNNSQNSPTAPNPKPLKSKKKKIKYLIYIGILVIVAALGFAGTKYYSQDSQASRIVNALTTNSPKLKNYVITDNSTVKITPETLKPLQTSYEYLNKSDKKSLKDYLVNSLKQPNSKETLQLVRNGNYFMIFPKYSLKVRTYSPVINTDDDNDLLYINGTNMGKIKSNGKKQVNLLAGMYDITVYNKQKQETNKTVDIVNNDPVFLDVKTYSVKIKGPAYSKIYFNGIHEKEGTLDKNGETIRTYFRGGNDESSSSSHKKYDPDEDGEFYLTTVVDGKTVKSKPIKGLIDQLADFNTYGANSDSRVIKWSSDDDDFDYIVTPKWDTDVDVK from the coding sequence ATGAAAAAATTTTGTACAAATTGTGGCCATCCCCTAAAACCTACTGATAAAGTTTGTGGAAATTGTGGTCAAGTTACCAACAATTCTCAAAATTCCCCAACAGCTCCCAATCCTAAACCCTTAAAATCAAAAAAGAAAAAAATAAAATATTTAATTTACATTGGAATATTAGTAATTGTGGCAGCTCTAGGATTTGCTGGCACCAAATATTATAGTCAGGATAGTCAGGCTTCTAGAATTGTAAATGCTCTTACTACTAATTCTCCTAAATTAAAAAACTATGTTATTACTGATAATTCGACTGTTAAAATTACTCCAGAAACTTTAAAGCCTTTGCAAACATCTTATGAATATCTTAACAAAAGTGATAAAAAGAGTTTAAAAGATTACCTAGTTAATTCTTTAAAACAACCAAATTCTAAAGAAACTCTTCAATTAGTGAGAAATGGAAATTATTTTATGATTTTCCCTAAATATTCATTAAAAGTTAGAACCTATAGTCCTGTAATTAATACAGATGATGACAATGATTTACTTTATATCAATGGGACTAATATGGGAAAAATAAAATCTAATGGCAAGAAACAGGTAAATCTTTTAGCAGGAATGTATGATATAACTGTCTATAATAAACAGAAACAAGAAACTAACAAGACTGTCGATATAGTTAATAACGATCCAGTATTCCTGGATGTAAAAACATATAGTGTAAAAATAAAAGGACCAGCTTATAGTAAGATTTATTTTAATGGTATCCATGAAAAAGAAGGTACATTGGATAAGAATGGTGAAACCATTAGAACATATTTTCGTGGGGGTAATGATGAAAGCTCCTCTTCTTCTCATAAGAAATATGATCCAGATGAAGATGGAGAATTCTATTTAACCACTGTGGTTGATGGTAAGACAGTAAAATCTAAACCTATCAAAGGGTTAATTGACCAACTAGCAGATTTTAATACTTATGGTGCAAATTCAGATTCCAGAGTAATTAAATGGAGCTCTGACGATGATGATTTTGATTACATCGTAACTCCTAAGTGGGATACAGATGTAGATGTAAAATAA
- a CDS encoding zinc ribbon domain-containing protein has product MNKFCSNCGHPVKNTDKVCGNCGTPLTPVEQINQSTKNRGSMRQPAKQASKKNHSAYKWFIGIGVVALLAEGGYLVYQNMDNSNNSAVMETKNSSSVTSSDSAQSINAGSSSNQEDAASDNNEDDGDGATVANIGPKTLASSVLLLGGKKSEGWKSFATQDSLEVNVIQASAENENYSEPGTGVSYMFTSDGQNGGEILEYRISSDGSTVYCYEQSSKDSATRHVTPFATLSAKEIQQVKDSDEVKNLVDKMEVKS; this is encoded by the coding sequence ATGAATAAATTTTGTTCAAATTGTGGTCATCCAGTTAAGAATACTGATAAGGTGTGTGGAAATTGTGGGACACCCCTTACTCCAGTAGAGCAAATTAATCAATCTACTAAAAATAGGGGATCTATGAGGCAACCAGCTAAGCAAGCTAGTAAGAAAAATCATTCTGCTTATAAATGGTTTATTGGAATTGGTGTGGTAGCACTTTTAGCCGAAGGTGGATATCTAGTTTATCAAAATATGGATAATTCAAATAACTCGGCAGTGATGGAAACAAAAAACTCTTCTTCAGTAACAAGTTCTGATAGTGCACAAAGTATTAATGCTGGTAGCAGTAGTAATCAAGAAGATGCGGCATCTGATAATAATGAAGATGACGGTGATGGAGCAACTGTAGCAAACATTGGTCCTAAAACATTAGCTTCTTCTGTTTTATTACTAGGTGGAAAAAAAAGTGAAGGCTGGAAGAGTTTTGCAACTCAAGATAGTCTTGAAGTCAATGTAATTCAAGCAAGCGCAGAAAATGAAAATTATTCTGAGCCTGGAACGGGAGTAAGTTATATGTTTACCAGTGACGGGCAAAATGGTGGAGAAATTCTTGAATATCGGATAAGTTCAGATGGATCAACTGTTTATTGTTACGAGCAATCTTCAAAAGATTCTGCAACGCGCCATGTAACTCCCTTTGCAACCTTAAGTGCTAAAGAAATTCAGCAAGTTAAAGATAGCGATGAAGTGAAGAATTTAGTAGATAAAATGGAAGTTAAGAGTTAA